A DNA window from Canis lupus familiaris isolate Mischka breed German Shepherd chromosome 10, alternate assembly UU_Cfam_GSD_1.0, whole genome shotgun sequence contains the following coding sequences:
- the LIMS1 gene encoding LIM and senescent cell antigen-like-containing domain protein 1 isoform X4, translated as MTALQLKELSHSGLYRRRRDRPDSVRLNGLPEEELSNMANALANATCERCKGGFAPAEKIVNSNGELYHEQCFVCAQCFQQFPEGLFYEFEGRKYCEHDFQMLFAPCCHQCGEFIIGRVIKAMNNSWHPECFRCDLCQEVLADIGFVKNAGRHLCRPCHNREKARGLGKYICQKCHAIIDEQPLIFKNDPYHPDHFNCANCGKELTADARELKGELYCLPCHDKMGVPICGACRRPIEGRVVNAMGKQWHVEHFVCAKCEKPFLGHRHYERKGLAYCETHYNQLFGDVCFHCNRVIEGDVVSALNKAWCVNCFACSTCNTKLTLKNKFVEFDMKPVCKKCYEKFPLELKKRLKKLAETLGRK; from the exons CAACATGGCCAATGCTCTGGCCAACGCCACCTGTGAACGCTGCAAGGGGGGCTTTGCACCCGCCGAGAAGATAGTAAACAGTAACGGGGAGCTGTACCACGAGCAGTGCTTCGTGTGTGCTCAGTGCTTCCAGCAGTTTCCAGAGGGACTCTTCTATGAG TTTGAAGGAAGGAAGTATTGTGAACATGACTTTCAGATGCTCTTTGCTCCTTGCTGTCATCAGTGTG GTGAATTCATCATTGGCCGAGTGATCAAAGCCATGAATAACAGCTGGCATCCTGAGTGCTTCCGCTGTGACCTCTGCCAGGAAGTGCTGGCAGATATTGGGTTTGTCAAGAATGCTGGGAG ACATCTATGTCGCCCCTGTCATAATCGTGAGAAAGCCAGAGGCCTTGGAAAATACATCTGCCAGAAATGCCATGCCATCATTGATGAGCAGCCGCTGATATTCAAGAATGACCCTTACCATCCAGACCATTTCAACTGTGCCAATTGCGG GAAGGAGCTGACAGCTGATGCCCGGGAGCTGAAGGGAGAACTGTACTGCCTGCCGTGCCATGATAAAATGGGAGTCCCCATCTGTGGCGCTTGTCGACGGCCCATTGAAGGGCGTGTGGTGAATGCCATGGGCAAGCAGTGGCATGTGGAG cattttgtttGTGCCAAGTGTGAAAAGCCATTTCTTGGACATCGCCATTATGAAAGGAAGGGCCTGGCCTATTGCGAAACCCACTATAACCAG ctaTTTGGTGATGTTTGTTTCCACTGCAACCGTGTTATAGAGGGTGATG TGGTCTCTGCTCTGAATAAGGCCTGGTGTGTCAACTGTTTTGCCTGCTCGACCTGCAACACTAAATTAACACTCAA GAATAAATTTGTGGAGTTTGACATGAAGCCCGTCTGTAAGAAGTGCTATGAGAAATTTCCATTGGAGCTGAAGAAAAGACTCAAGAAACTAGCTGAGACCTTAGGAAGGAAataa
- the LIMS1 gene encoding LIM and senescent cell antigen-like-containing domain protein 1 isoform X6 — protein sequence MANALANATCERCKGGFAPAEKIVNSNGELYHEQCFVCAQCFQQFPEGLFYEFEGRKYCEHDFQMLFAPCCHQCGEFIIGRVIKAMNNSWHPECFRCDLCQEVLADIGFVKNAGRHLCRPCHNREKARGLGKYICQKCHAIIDEQPLIFKNDPYHPDHFNCANCGKELTADARELKGELYCLPCHDKMGVPICGACRRPIEGRVVNAMGKQWHVEHFVCAKCEKPFLGHRHYERKGLAYCETHYNQLFGDVCFHCNRVIEGDVVSALNKAWCVNCFACSTCNTKLTLKDKFVEIDLKPVCKHCYEKMPEEFKRRLAKREREAKDKEKQKKKKPVCL from the exons ATGGCCAATGCTCTGGCCAACGCCACCTGTGAACGCTGCAAGGGGGGCTTTGCACCCGCCGAGAAGATAGTAAACAGTAACGGGGAGCTGTACCACGAGCAGTGCTTCGTGTGTGCTCAGTGCTTCCAGCAGTTTCCAGAGGGACTCTTCTATGAG TTTGAAGGAAGGAAGTATTGTGAACATGACTTTCAGATGCTCTTTGCTCCTTGCTGTCATCAGTGTG GTGAATTCATCATTGGCCGAGTGATCAAAGCCATGAATAACAGCTGGCATCCTGAGTGCTTCCGCTGTGACCTCTGCCAGGAAGTGCTGGCAGATATTGGGTTTGTCAAGAATGCTGGGAG ACATCTATGTCGCCCCTGTCATAATCGTGAGAAAGCCAGAGGCCTTGGAAAATACATCTGCCAGAAATGCCATGCCATCATTGATGAGCAGCCGCTGATATTCAAGAATGACCCTTACCATCCAGACCATTTCAACTGTGCCAATTGCGG GAAGGAGCTGACAGCTGATGCCCGGGAGCTGAAGGGAGAACTGTACTGCCTGCCGTGCCATGATAAAATGGGAGTCCCCATCTGTGGCGCTTGTCGACGGCCCATTGAAGGGCGTGTGGTGAATGCCATGGGCAAGCAGTGGCATGTGGAG cattttgtttGTGCCAAGTGTGAAAAGCCATTTCTTGGACATCGCCATTATGAAAGGAAGGGCCTGGCCTATTGCGAAACCCACTATAACCAG ctaTTTGGTGATGTTTGTTTCCACTGCAACCGTGTTATAGAGGGTGATG TGGTCTCTGCTCTGAATAAGGCCTGGTGTGTCAACTGTTTTGCCTGCTCGACCTGCAACACTAAATTAACACTCAA GGATAAGTTTGTTGAAATTGATCTAAAACCAGTCTGCAAACACTGTTATGAAAAAATGCCAGAAGAATTTAAGAGGCGACTTGCCAAAcgggagagagaagcaaaggataaggagaagcagaaaaagaaaaagccagtcTGTTTGTAA
- the LIMS1 gene encoding LIM and senescent cell antigen-like-containing domain protein 1 isoform X3, producing the protein MTALQLKELSHSGLYRRRRDRPDSVRLNGLPEEELSNMANALANATCERCKGGFAPAEKIVNSNGELYHEQCFVCAQCFQQFPEGLFYEFEGRKYCEHDFQMLFAPCCHQCGEFIIGRVIKAMNNSWHPECFRCDLCQEVLADIGFVKNAGRHLCRPCHNREKARGLGKYICQKCHAIIDEQPLIFKNDPYHPDHFNCANCGKELTADARELKGELYCLPCHDKMGVPICGACRRPIEGRVVNAMGKQWHVEHFVCAKCEKPFLGHRHYERKGLAYCETHYNQLFGDVCFHCNRVIEGDVVSALNKAWCVNCFACSTCNTKLTLKDKFVEIDLKPVCKHCYEKMPEEFKRRLAKREREAKDKEKQKKKKPVCL; encoded by the exons CAACATGGCCAATGCTCTGGCCAACGCCACCTGTGAACGCTGCAAGGGGGGCTTTGCACCCGCCGAGAAGATAGTAAACAGTAACGGGGAGCTGTACCACGAGCAGTGCTTCGTGTGTGCTCAGTGCTTCCAGCAGTTTCCAGAGGGACTCTTCTATGAG TTTGAAGGAAGGAAGTATTGTGAACATGACTTTCAGATGCTCTTTGCTCCTTGCTGTCATCAGTGTG GTGAATTCATCATTGGCCGAGTGATCAAAGCCATGAATAACAGCTGGCATCCTGAGTGCTTCCGCTGTGACCTCTGCCAGGAAGTGCTGGCAGATATTGGGTTTGTCAAGAATGCTGGGAG ACATCTATGTCGCCCCTGTCATAATCGTGAGAAAGCCAGAGGCCTTGGAAAATACATCTGCCAGAAATGCCATGCCATCATTGATGAGCAGCCGCTGATATTCAAGAATGACCCTTACCATCCAGACCATTTCAACTGTGCCAATTGCGG GAAGGAGCTGACAGCTGATGCCCGGGAGCTGAAGGGAGAACTGTACTGCCTGCCGTGCCATGATAAAATGGGAGTCCCCATCTGTGGCGCTTGTCGACGGCCCATTGAAGGGCGTGTGGTGAATGCCATGGGCAAGCAGTGGCATGTGGAG cattttgtttGTGCCAAGTGTGAAAAGCCATTTCTTGGACATCGCCATTATGAAAGGAAGGGCCTGGCCTATTGCGAAACCCACTATAACCAG ctaTTTGGTGATGTTTGTTTCCACTGCAACCGTGTTATAGAGGGTGATG TGGTCTCTGCTCTGAATAAGGCCTGGTGTGTCAACTGTTTTGCCTGCTCGACCTGCAACACTAAATTAACACTCAA GGATAAGTTTGTTGAAATTGATCTAAAACCAGTCTGCAAACACTGTTATGAAAAAATGCCAGAAGAATTTAAGAGGCGACTTGCCAAAcgggagagagaagcaaaggataaggagaagcagaaaaagaaaaagccagtcTGTTTGTAA
- the LIMS1 gene encoding LIM and senescent cell antigen-like-containing domain protein 1 isoform X5 encodes MLGVAAGMTNSNMANALANATCERCKGGFAPAEKIVNSNGELYHEQCFVCAQCFQQFPEGLFYEFEGRKYCEHDFQMLFAPCCHQCGEFIIGRVIKAMNNSWHPECFRCDLCQEVLADIGFVKNAGRHLCRPCHNREKARGLGKYICQKCHAIIDEQPLIFKNDPYHPDHFNCANCGKELTADARELKGELYCLPCHDKMGVPICGACRRPIEGRVVNAMGKQWHVEHFVCAKCEKPFLGHRHYERKGLAYCETHYNQLFGDVCFHCNRVIEGDVVSALNKAWCVNCFACSTCNTKLTLKDKFVEIDLKPVCKHCYEKMPEEFKRRLAKREREAKDKEKQKKKKPVCL; translated from the exons CAACATGGCCAATGCTCTGGCCAACGCCACCTGTGAACGCTGCAAGGGGGGCTTTGCACCCGCCGAGAAGATAGTAAACAGTAACGGGGAGCTGTACCACGAGCAGTGCTTCGTGTGTGCTCAGTGCTTCCAGCAGTTTCCAGAGGGACTCTTCTATGAG TTTGAAGGAAGGAAGTATTGTGAACATGACTTTCAGATGCTCTTTGCTCCTTGCTGTCATCAGTGTG GTGAATTCATCATTGGCCGAGTGATCAAAGCCATGAATAACAGCTGGCATCCTGAGTGCTTCCGCTGTGACCTCTGCCAGGAAGTGCTGGCAGATATTGGGTTTGTCAAGAATGCTGGGAG ACATCTATGTCGCCCCTGTCATAATCGTGAGAAAGCCAGAGGCCTTGGAAAATACATCTGCCAGAAATGCCATGCCATCATTGATGAGCAGCCGCTGATATTCAAGAATGACCCTTACCATCCAGACCATTTCAACTGTGCCAATTGCGG GAAGGAGCTGACAGCTGATGCCCGGGAGCTGAAGGGAGAACTGTACTGCCTGCCGTGCCATGATAAAATGGGAGTCCCCATCTGTGGCGCTTGTCGACGGCCCATTGAAGGGCGTGTGGTGAATGCCATGGGCAAGCAGTGGCATGTGGAG cattttgtttGTGCCAAGTGTGAAAAGCCATTTCTTGGACATCGCCATTATGAAAGGAAGGGCCTGGCCTATTGCGAAACCCACTATAACCAG ctaTTTGGTGATGTTTGTTTCCACTGCAACCGTGTTATAGAGGGTGATG TGGTCTCTGCTCTGAATAAGGCCTGGTGTGTCAACTGTTTTGCCTGCTCGACCTGCAACACTAAATTAACACTCAA GGATAAGTTTGTTGAAATTGATCTAAAACCAGTCTGCAAACACTGTTATGAAAAAATGCCAGAAGAATTTAAGAGGCGACTTGCCAAAcgggagagagaagcaaaggataaggagaagcagaaaaagaaaaagccagtcTGTTTGTAA